From the genome of Terriglobia bacterium, one region includes:
- a CDS encoding VirB8/TrbF family protein, with protein MKNTSFQTSEAGHKFIELYAESMVTNTYLKVALLVLSVVVLTLLTLLWRAETAASRMKPLIISISDLGRGQVMNYDDFSKIPVDRVSKYYLARWCQLYYGRNHATLQRDFSQSLDFFSSQLQSATLQRVNQQKTLQTFLLDPSAPDVDIEIDAVNLIDLRQPPYSAQIQFEKVFRSPGDGAEQRRERWTANVIYSFRDSVPNAMLLTNPLGLVISYVHEDQAFGS; from the coding sequence ATGAAGAATACTTCGTTTCAAACGTCGGAAGCCGGGCACAAGTTCATCGAGCTATATGCGGAGTCGATGGTCACGAACACCTACCTGAAGGTTGCTCTGCTGGTGCTCTCCGTCGTCGTGCTCACTTTGCTCACGCTTCTCTGGCGAGCCGAGACGGCTGCCTCCCGGATGAAGCCGCTGATCATCTCCATCTCGGACCTCGGGCGCGGCCAGGTAATGAACTATGACGATTTCTCGAAGATCCCCGTTGACCGCGTGAGCAAATATTATCTTGCCCGCTGGTGCCAGCTTTACTACGGCCGCAATCACGCGACATTGCAGCGGGACTTCTCACAGTCGCTCGATTTCTTCTCCAGCCAGTTGCAGTCCGCCACTCTTCAGCGGGTTAACCAGCAGAAGACCTTGCAGACATTCCTGCTCGATCCGAGTGCGCCGGACGTGGACATCGAGATCGACGCCGTCAATCTTATCGACCTGCGTCAGCCGCCTTACAGCGCGCAGATTCAGTTCGAGAAAGTCTTCCGCTCACCCGGCGATGGAGCCGAACAGCGAAGGGAACGCTGGACCGCGAATGTCATTTATAGCTTCCGCGATTCAGTACCGAACGCCATGCTCCTCACCAATCCGCTCGGCCTCGTCATCAGCTACGTACACGAAGACCAGGCGTTCGGGAGTTAA
- a CDS encoding FAD-dependent oxidoreductase, giving the protein MKKQFDLIVIGTGSAASTVAHECRSAGWDVAIIDSRPFGGTCALRGCDPKKVLVGVAEVVDWVQRMNGRGVRSENTRIDWSELMRFKRSFTDPVPKNSERSFAKAGVAAFRGAHASWTPQPSGLERTY; this is encoded by the coding sequence GTGAAAAAACAATTCGATCTCATTGTAATCGGGACTGGCTCGGCAGCTTCGACGGTCGCCCACGAGTGCCGTTCCGCCGGCTGGGACGTCGCCATCATTGATTCGCGCCCTTTCGGAGGAACGTGCGCCTTGCGGGGATGCGATCCCAAGAAAGTGCTCGTAGGTGTAGCTGAAGTCGTCGATTGGGTTCAGAGGATGAACGGGCGAGGCGTCCGCTCTGAGAACACGCGAATCGACTGGTCAGAATTGATGCGGTTCAAGCGCTCGTTCACCGATCCTGTACCGAAAAACAGCGAGCGAAGCTTTGCCAAGGCAGGTGTTGCAGCCTTCCGGGGCGCGCACGCTTCGTGGACTCCACAGCCGTCGGGGTTGGAGAGGACGTATTAG
- a CDS encoding DUF87 domain-containing protein codes for MFKVEHITKDWKEAGSLQAHINLYGFWDEHAFLTKSGDLGAVLKIGGIDYESLDHSGRDCAVKRLEAAFRSLDDKTRLYQIMFKHNQPEIAHADYENPLVSAAVEQRAEFLRSKADRLYSVEIFWVVMIDGNYAKNGFLQALSQLPRDPLRSVERIKTLFASNQQRTLLYEQIERDRLLLQQKIQSLSGQLSDLTQVELLGAEKTFRLVRRLVNFRPSKIQDARLHGPRFLDWQVCDSELEAHRGYLRLDDYFVRVLTLKELPSETHPLLLNGLLDIPANFHVVTEWHSVENAVARKEINKRRRHYHNSKTSFLSNLQDHQNAGPRDELVDDSKEAAVAELGDALTALGMEGKSFGEFTLSVVIYDEDRLKVEHAIADFQKLFTTHDGLLYEERYNLLNAYFATVPGNRQFNLRKQWALNSNYADLSFLFTVDTGKTWNAHLEREFLAVLETAHGAPYYLNLHSGDVAHTLVLGATGTGKSFTLNFLIQSLQKYQPLTFIFDLGGSYETLTRGFGGTYLNVGLKNPGFTINPFSLDPTHENLNFLYLFVRVLIEANGRYELTPDDEKALFAAIERAYKLPQEIRTLSNFASILGPLGERLHRWTQTGQFGYLFDNAEDTLTFSRFQTFNFDGWSDYPDILEPLLFYILQRASSEIERPENAATFKAFVIDEAWIFLKNRTIRDWITRAEKTWRKKNAAMILATQSVVELQASEMLHVVNESCPTKIFLANPNIDRKLYAEIFQFNDTQLELLESLVPKRDLLLIQPGSTKKLVLEVDALSYWVATNNARDNLRKQEYFARYGAEEGLLRLAQDYPNPQSKETKGIR; via the coding sequence ATGTTCAAGGTTGAGCACATCACGAAAGACTGGAAAGAAGCCGGATCGTTGCAGGCGCATATCAACCTGTACGGCTTCTGGGACGAACACGCGTTTCTGACCAAATCCGGCGACCTCGGGGCGGTGCTCAAGATCGGCGGGATTGATTACGAAAGCCTCGACCACTCCGGACGGGATTGTGCAGTGAAGCGCCTGGAAGCCGCCTTCCGCAGCCTCGATGACAAGACGCGGCTCTATCAGATCATGTTCAAGCACAACCAGCCTGAGATTGCGCACGCGGATTACGAGAACCCCCTGGTAAGCGCAGCCGTGGAACAGCGCGCCGAGTTTCTCCGGTCGAAGGCCGACCGGCTCTACTCAGTCGAGATCTTCTGGGTGGTGATGATAGATGGCAACTATGCCAAGAACGGCTTCCTGCAGGCGCTCTCACAGCTTCCGCGCGATCCGCTCCGTTCCGTCGAACGAATCAAGACACTCTTTGCCAGCAACCAGCAACGGACATTGCTCTATGAGCAGATCGAGCGCGACCGGCTCTTGCTCCAACAGAAGATCCAGAGTTTGAGTGGGCAGCTCAGCGACCTGACGCAGGTCGAGCTGCTAGGGGCGGAGAAGACCTTCCGGCTTGTCCGGCGTCTCGTCAACTTCCGCCCCTCCAAGATTCAGGATGCGCGGCTGCACGGGCCGCGCTTCCTCGACTGGCAGGTGTGTGATTCGGAGCTGGAGGCCCATCGCGGTTACTTGCGTCTGGACGACTACTTCGTTCGCGTCCTGACGCTGAAAGAGTTGCCGAGCGAGACGCATCCTTTATTACTAAACGGGCTGCTGGACATCCCTGCGAACTTCCATGTTGTGACCGAGTGGCACTCCGTCGAGAATGCGGTGGCCCGCAAGGAGATCAATAAGCGCCGCCGCCACTACCACAACTCCAAAACCAGCTTTCTCTCCAATCTTCAAGACCACCAGAACGCCGGGCCGCGCGACGAACTGGTGGATGACTCGAAGGAGGCCGCCGTCGCCGAGTTGGGCGATGCGCTGACGGCACTCGGCATGGAAGGAAAGTCGTTCGGCGAGTTCACGCTCTCGGTCGTGATCTACGACGAGGACCGTCTGAAGGTGGAGCACGCCATTGCGGATTTCCAGAAACTGTTCACCACGCACGATGGCCTGCTGTACGAAGAACGCTACAACCTGCTCAATGCATACTTTGCCACCGTACCCGGCAACCGGCAGTTCAATCTCCGCAAGCAGTGGGCGCTGAACTCGAATTACGCCGACCTGTCTTTTCTATTCACCGTCGATACCGGCAAGACATGGAACGCCCACCTGGAGCGGGAGTTTCTTGCCGTCCTCGAAACCGCGCACGGTGCGCCCTACTATCTGAATCTCCACAGTGGCGATGTGGCGCACACCCTGGTGCTCGGCGCGACCGGCACGGGCAAGAGCTTCACGTTGAACTTCCTGATCCAGTCGCTACAGAAATATCAGCCACTGACATTCATCTTTGATCTTGGCGGCAGCTACGAGACGCTGACGCGCGGCTTCGGCGGGACATACCTGAACGTCGGATTGAAGAATCCCGGTTTCACCATCAATCCGTTCTCACTCGACCCAACGCACGAGAATCTTAACTTTCTGTATCTGTTTGTGCGGGTTCTGATCGAAGCCAATGGCCGTTATGAACTGACACCGGATGATGAGAAGGCACTATTCGCCGCGATTGAGCGCGCCTATAAGCTGCCGCAGGAAATCCGCACGCTCTCAAACTTCGCGTCCATTCTCGGGCCGCTGGGAGAGCGGCTCCATCGTTGGACGCAAACTGGACAATTCGGGTACCTGTTCGACAACGCAGAAGACACGCTGACCTTTTCGCGCTTCCAGACCTTCAACTTCGACGGGTGGAGCGATTATCCCGACATCCTCGAACCTTTGCTCTTCTATATATTACAGCGTGCTTCGTCGGAGATCGAGAGGCCGGAGAACGCCGCTACCTTCAAGGCCTTCGTCATCGACGAGGCGTGGATCTTCCTGAAGAACCGCACGATCCGCGACTGGATCACACGAGCCGAGAAGACCTGGCGTAAGAAGAATGCAGCGATGATCCTGGCCACGCAGTCGGTCGTGGAGCTACAGGCGTCGGAGATGCTGCACGTCGTCAACGAGTCATGCCCGACAAAGATATTTCTTGCGAACCCAAACATCGACCGCAAGCTGTACGCCGAAATCTTCCAGTTCAACGATACACAGCTTGAGCTGCTCGAAAGCCTTGTACCCAAACGCGATCTATTGCTGATCCAACCCGGCAGTACCAAGAAGCTGGTGCTCGAAGTCGATGCGCTCAGCTACTGGGTCGCTACCAACAACGCCCGCGACAACCTGCGCAAGCAGGAGTATTTCGCCCGCTACGGCGCAGAGGAGGGACTGCTGCGCCTTGCCCAGGACTATCCCAACCCCCAATCCAAGGAGACGAAAGGAATCCGATGA
- a CDS encoding TrbC/VirB2 family protein produces the protein MQPDHTTKTNFRFSWTRLRKFVPLLLLDLLIPSAANAQGTGSSPWENAVNVLKTAFTGPIATGLSLVAIVVGGLMFAYGEGQSKRMLAGIVFGVGMAIGAVNFMAWLFP, from the coding sequence ATGCAGCCAGACCACACCACTAAAACCAACTTCCGCTTCTCATGGACGCGCCTACGAAAGTTCGTCCCTCTACTGCTGCTCGATCTCCTGATCCCGTCCGCCGCCAACGCCCAAGGCACCGGCAGTTCTCCATGGGAAAACGCAGTCAACGTCCTTAAGACCGCCTTCACCGGTCCCATCGCCACCGGGCTTTCGCTGGTGGCCATCGTCGTCGGCGGCCTGATGTTCGCCTATGGCGAAGGCCAGTCCAAGCGCATGCTCGCCGGAATCGTCTTCGGCGTCGGCATGGCCATTGGAGCCGTGAACTTCATGGCGTGGCTGTTCCCATAA
- a CDS encoding type II toxin-antitoxin system RelE/ParE family toxin, giving the protein METKPILFIGSSRDDLREFPAEVRKALGAELLRVQNGLMPVDFKPMKDVGKGAYEIRVHINGAWRVIYVAKFADAIYVLHAFEKKTRKTSQNDLELAKRRYKLIGE; this is encoded by the coding sequence ATGGAAACGAAGCCCATTTTGTTCATTGGCAGCAGCCGGGACGATCTGCGGGAGTTTCCAGCGGAGGTCCGCAAGGCGCTGGGCGCTGAGCTTCTCCGGGTGCAGAACGGGCTGATGCCGGTTGACTTCAAACCAATGAAGGACGTGGGCAAAGGAGCCTATGAGATCCGGGTCCATATCAATGGAGCCTGGCGCGTGATTTATGTGGCGAAGTTCGCAGATGCCATTTACGTGCTTCACGCCTTCGAGAAGAAAACGCGGAAGACAAGTCAGAACGACCTGGAGCTTGCGAAACGGCGATACAAGCTGATTGGAGAATGA
- a CDS encoding mercuric transporter MerT family protein, with amino-acid sequence MKDKAFIGASLMAGIAASLCCILPIVFALAGAGIVGASAFFAAWRPYLLRITFLLLGLGFYFAYRKPKQACEPGSVCEKPATNRRGRIGLWIATAVVLIVAAFPYYSGPVAELLLSSKAPETTAAAPRADRASFAVEGMDCTACATAIQKKLKDLNGVQSAIVSYEQKRATVEFDAGKVTIAQLEQAIQDAGYRAHPIQGGEHI; translated from the coding sequence ATGAAGGACAAGGCCTTTATCGGAGCATCGTTGATGGCAGGGATTGCAGCCAGCCTCTGCTGCATCCTGCCCATTGTGTTTGCACTGGCAGGAGCTGGAATCGTGGGCGCATCAGCGTTCTTCGCCGCTTGGCGCCCTTACTTGTTGCGAATTACGTTCCTGTTGTTGGGACTGGGATTCTACTTCGCTTACCGCAAACCGAAGCAAGCTTGCGAACCGGGATCAGTATGCGAAAAACCGGCGACAAACAGGAGAGGTCGCATCGGGTTGTGGATCGCTACGGCGGTCGTGCTCATCGTGGCGGCGTTTCCCTATTATTCGGGACCCGTTGCCGAGTTGCTCCTGTCGAGCAAAGCTCCGGAAACGACGGCCGCCGCGCCACGCGCTGACCGTGCCAGCTTTGCCGTCGAAGGCATGGATTGCACAGCCTGCGCGACGGCCATCCAGAAAAAACTAAAGGATCTAAACGGTGTTCAGAGCGCCATCGTCTCATACGAACAGAAACGGGCGACGGTCGAGTTCGATGCCGGCAAGGTCACCATCGCGCAGCTTGAACAAGCTATTCAAGACGCGGGCTACCGCGCCCATCCGATCCAAGGAGGAGAACACATCTAA
- a CDS encoding type IV secretion system protein, translating to MNQNPFTFLGQAISQLLTTKSAAIQAMGLNMFRGLAVILIVWFGVKAALSAAHGHGGFNFARFADLILLISFGLGMLTYYSTPIPGVGYSFSDLITQETLQIAGQIESDQTQQIADAVVNAEEQLGSPPGIFSFHESLTFIVMAIALAAMQATAFAIIAYGYVASAVCVLLGPIFIPFFIVPKMDWLFWGWFKAFIGFSFYQVIASAFIYVFAKVLTAMFQVIGKISISNALTVLPALFITLMVCIYGLAKIPELTGAILSGHAGTWINPMGS from the coding sequence ATGAATCAGAATCCATTCACATTTCTCGGCCAGGCTATCAGCCAGTTGCTCACTACCAAGAGCGCCGCCATTCAAGCGATGGGCCTGAATATGTTTCGCGGCTTGGCAGTGATCCTGATCGTCTGGTTCGGGGTGAAGGCCGCCCTGTCCGCCGCGCACGGACACGGCGGTTTCAACTTTGCACGATTTGCCGACCTGATCCTTCTGATCTCGTTCGGCCTTGGAATGCTGACCTACTACTCGACGCCAATTCCGGGCGTCGGGTACAGCTTCAGCGACCTGATCACTCAGGAGACCTTGCAGATCGCCGGACAGATCGAGTCCGACCAGACCCAGCAGATCGCCGATGCCGTGGTGAATGCCGAGGAGCAGCTCGGCAGCCCGCCCGGTATCTTCAGCTTCCACGAGTCGCTGACCTTTATCGTCATGGCCATTGCGCTGGCGGCGATGCAGGCGACGGCATTCGCGATCATCGCCTACGGCTATGTCGCATCCGCCGTCTGCGTGCTGTTGGGGCCGATCTTCATCCCGTTCTTCATCGTGCCGAAGATGGACTGGCTCTTTTGGGGCTGGTTCAAGGCATTCATCGGCTTCAGCTTCTATCAGGTCATCGCCTCGGCCTTTATCTATGTCTTCGCCAAGGTGCTCACGGCGATGTTTCAGGTCATCGGCAAAATCAGCATCTCGAATGCGTTGACCGTCCTGCCCGCCCTCTTTATCACCCTTATGGTCTGCATCTACGGGCTGGCCAAGATACCGGAGCTGACAGGCGCGATTCTCAGTGGCCACGCCGGAACCTGGATCAATCCCATGGGGAGCTAA
- a CDS encoding XRE family transcriptional regulator, which yields MKKTDSRWDDSRITKGSSNIFLDLGFDEDEAAILKMRTEVMIRIEKRIAAKGWTQAVAARELGISQPRVSKIKRGEWKDFSLDTLLTIASRLGLRPKLKLAA from the coding sequence ATGAAGAAGACCGACTCCCGTTGGGACGACAGCAGGATCACCAAAGGAAGCAGCAATATCTTTCTTGACCTCGGCTTTGATGAAGATGAAGCGGCCATCCTCAAGATGCGCACGGAGGTAATGATCCGGATCGAGAAACGCATCGCGGCCAAAGGCTGGACACAGGCAGTAGCCGCCAGAGAGTTGGGTATCTCGCAGCCGCGCGTTTCGAAGATCAAGCGCGGCGAATGGAAAGACTTCTCCCTGGATACGCTGCTGACCATCGCTTCGCGGCTTGGCCTTCGGCCTAAGCTCAAACTGGCTGCCTGA
- a CDS encoding VirB3 family type IV secretion system protein has product MAKGGSRQEYRHSKVFKAMNRPLTILGAERRLFFVALISGGAIFSLMHSLFGGILLFVVGVIAAQRATKYDVEILPVLLNSTKFRRRYDPMKWQPVEIRIARHDVQG; this is encoded by the coding sequence ATGGCAAAGGGCGGTTCACGACAGGAGTATCGGCACAGCAAGGTGTTCAAGGCGATGAACCGCCCGTTGACCATCCTCGGGGCAGAACGGCGGCTGTTTTTTGTCGCGTTGATCTCAGGAGGCGCGATCTTTTCGCTCATGCATTCGCTGTTCGGCGGAATTCTGCTCTTTGTGGTGGGCGTGATTGCCGCGCAGCGGGCGACCAAGTATGACGTGGAGATCCTGCCGGTGCTGCTGAATTCTACCAAGTTCCGCAGGCGCTATGACCCGATGAAATGGCAGCCGGTAGAGATACGAATCGCGAGGCACGATGTTCAAGGTTGA
- a CDS encoding metalloregulator ArsR/SmtB family transcription factor: MEARLYREFFRALSNQTRFSIVQLLRDKPHYVNEMVEKLGIEQSRISHNLACLLNCGFVEWAWNGKNKVYRLNSDLRPVLTGIEKHLAKYAPALDSCETLESESKRVVVITKANELGVRSRTLGRKGK; encoded by the coding sequence TTGGAGGCCAGACTTTATCGTGAGTTCTTCCGCGCTCTCTCCAACCAGACCCGTTTCTCAATTGTGCAATTGCTTAGAGATAAGCCGCACTATGTGAACGAGATGGTCGAAAAGCTCGGGATCGAGCAGAGCCGTATTTCGCACAATTTGGCCTGCCTGCTGAATTGCGGATTTGTGGAATGGGCATGGAATGGCAAGAACAAAGTCTATCGGCTCAATTCGGACCTCCGACCAGTCCTCACCGGAATTGAGAAACACCTTGCGAAATATGCTCCCGCCTTGGATAGCTGCGAAACGTTAGAGAGCGAATCGAAGCGAGTTGTAGTGATCACCAAAGCGAATGAACTCGGAGTCCGTAGCCGGACGCTTGGGAGAAAAGGAAAATGA
- a CDS encoding TrbI/VirB10 family protein, producing MTAEKPTLAADTVEPPSSEVPELRDRRPKPEGVVPKQSQAYVIAGLAVLILLAVMFSNNRAKPAAKPSAAAPAVFSSDANQRNIDDLKRDLTEEQRKSEQQAQSQKAAGAGASSLPGGATQPGATTNNNSQPPTEPPRDPVKDAERALNFKARFASNLVPVSDATAHSAATQSLALGCSLEGDRTTSAPATAVQSAGATQQNGAPTKRAPEVSVNSAYGQPYVLFEGTTIDTALVNRLDGEFSGPVKVMVTNPVYSQDRQHVLIPEGTFILGDVQKVSGFGQKRLAIVFHRMLMPDGYSVDLDQFHGLDQVGETGPKDKVNNHYLEVFGASIALGIISGTAEASTNGGYNQSGSDMYRQGVASSLSQESAHVLDRFINVPPTLTIREGHRIKVYLTQDLLLPAYENHTIPPNI from the coding sequence ATGACAGCCGAAAAACCGACTCTTGCAGCAGATACTGTTGAGCCGCCGTCCTCTGAGGTCCCGGAGCTACGCGACCGGCGCCCGAAACCGGAGGGCGTTGTGCCAAAGCAGAGCCAGGCTTACGTCATCGCCGGATTGGCGGTACTGATTCTGCTGGCAGTGATGTTCTCCAACAATCGCGCCAAGCCTGCCGCGAAGCCGAGCGCCGCGGCTCCGGCGGTCTTCTCCAGCGACGCGAATCAGCGCAACATCGACGACCTGAAACGCGACCTGACGGAAGAACAGCGGAAGAGCGAGCAACAGGCGCAGTCGCAGAAAGCTGCTGGTGCTGGAGCTTCGTCACTACCAGGCGGCGCGACGCAGCCAGGCGCAACCACAAATAATAATTCCCAGCCCCCAACCGAGCCGCCGCGTGATCCAGTGAAGGACGCAGAGCGTGCTTTGAACTTCAAAGCGCGCTTCGCGTCGAACCTCGTCCCCGTCAGTGATGCTACTGCGCATTCGGCGGCCACTCAATCGCTCGCGCTCGGGTGCTCTTTGGAAGGGGACCGGACGACGAGCGCTCCTGCGACCGCTGTACAGAGTGCTGGCGCGACACAACAAAATGGAGCGCCCACGAAGCGCGCACCTGAAGTGAGCGTCAACTCCGCCTACGGTCAGCCCTACGTCTTGTTCGAGGGAACGACGATCGACACGGCACTGGTGAATCGCCTTGATGGTGAATTCTCCGGCCCGGTGAAGGTCATGGTCACTAACCCGGTCTACAGCCAGGACCGACAGCACGTGCTCATCCCCGAAGGGACATTCATCCTTGGCGATGTGCAGAAAGTCTCTGGCTTCGGACAGAAACGCTTGGCGATTGTCTTCCACCGGATGCTGATGCCGGACGGCTACTCCGTCGATCTCGATCAGTTCCATGGCCTCGACCAGGTCGGCGAGACCGGCCCGAAGGACAAGGTCAACAACCACTACCTCGAAGTCTTCGGCGCTTCGATCGCGCTCGGCATCATCTCGGGTACGGCGGAAGCATCCACCAACGGCGGCTATAACCAGAGCGGCTCCGATATGTACCGGCAAGGCGTGGCATCGAGTTTGTCGCAGGAGAGCGCCCACGTCCTTGATCGCTTCATCAATGTTCCGCCGACTCTCACCATTCGCGAGGGCCATCGGATCAAGGTCTATCTGACGCAGGACTTGCTCCTGCCAGCGTATGAGAACCACACGATTCCGCCCAACATCTGA
- a CDS encoding TrbG/VirB9 family P-type conjugative transfer protein: MKTRIFASLLLLAATSGFAQQTARVVRYHTNDIVSVRAKMRYTTLIQLPATEKILEVATGDKDFWIIDATGNYCFLHPAKEAIHSNLNLITDKGSVYSFTLDEVEAGDPDLKVVIEPSDASSVAAVSGLAKFVSASEVVAAQAQVQAAQAHAAQAVEQFRAEYPTKSLKFDYSYRNDKPFNVSAMYQDGQFTYIKSSATEKFSIYEVKDGKPDLINFQLKDGTYVIPKVIDHGYLEIGKHRLAFERAAQ, encoded by the coding sequence ATGAAGACACGCATTTTCGCATCGTTGCTGTTGCTGGCGGCCACGAGCGGCTTCGCCCAGCAGACCGCCCGCGTGGTGAGGTACCACACGAACGACATCGTCAGTGTGCGCGCCAAGATGCGCTACACGACGCTCATTCAGCTTCCGGCGACGGAGAAGATTCTGGAGGTTGCCACTGGCGACAAGGACTTCTGGATCATCGATGCCACCGGCAACTACTGTTTCCTGCATCCGGCCAAGGAAGCTATCCATTCGAATCTAAACCTGATTACCGACAAGGGCAGCGTGTACTCGTTCACGCTCGACGAGGTAGAGGCCGGCGATCCCGATCTCAAAGTCGTGATCGAGCCATCGGACGCCTCTTCAGTTGCCGCTGTCAGCGGCTTGGCGAAGTTTGTTTCCGCATCGGAGGTCGTGGCAGCACAGGCCCAGGTTCAGGCCGCCCAGGCTCACGCCGCGCAGGCCGTCGAGCAGTTCCGCGCGGAATATCCCACGAAGAGCCTGAAGTTCGATTACAGCTATCGCAACGACAAGCCGTTCAATGTGTCCGCTATGTACCAGGACGGCCAGTTCACCTACATCAAATCGTCGGCCACGGAAAAGTTCTCGATCTACGAGGTCAAGGACGGCAAGCCCGACCTCATCAACTTTCAATTGAAAGACGGAACCTACGTGATTCCCAAGGTGATTGACCACGGTTATCTCGAAATCGGCAAGCATCGGCTCGCCTTTGAGCGGGCGGCGCAGTAG
- a CDS encoding heavy-metal-associated domain-containing protein translates to MKSLTTLFLLLLFAGSAFAKDVKTEIKVSGMTCGACAVSVKSALTKVKGVKRADVSHEKGLATVVYDDEQTNEQQLREAINKTGFKESSQEKK, encoded by the coding sequence ATGAAATCACTTACTACGCTGTTTCTTTTGCTTCTTTTTGCTGGCTCTGCCTTCGCCAAAGATGTGAAGACGGAGATCAAGGTCAGCGGTATGACCTGTGGCGCATGCGCCGTCAGTGTCAAGAGCGCATTAACGAAAGTCAAAGGCGTAAAAAGGGCCGACGTCAGTCACGAAAAGGGACTCGCGACTGTTGTGTACGATGACGAACAGACCAATGAGCAACAACTCCGCGAAGCCATCAATAAGACGGGATTCAAAGAATCGAGTCAGGAGAAAAAGTAA
- a CDS encoding FAD-dependent oxidoreductase produces MDSTAVGVGEDVLEGRKVVVAAGAMPRKLGIPGEQYVTTSDRFLELEELPRRIVFIGGGYISFEFAHVAARAGAEVTILHRGQHPLEVFDPDLVGQLVERTKRLGVGVEVGKAVVSVEKSDDKLSVHVSTVGEREVFEADLVVHGAGRVPEIDDLNLAAAGVQTEERGVSVNEYLQSISNPAVYAAGDAAASGLPPLTPIIPCPHSFCLPSDESFARTARQSHRIHVPFLRVQPVGEFVKTC; encoded by the coding sequence GTGGACTCCACAGCCGTCGGGGTTGGAGAGGACGTATTAGAAGGCCGCAAGGTAGTTGTTGCTGCCGGGGCGATGCCGCGGAAGTTGGGTATTCCTGGAGAGCAATACGTCACTACAAGCGATCGGTTTCTAGAGCTAGAAGAATTACCTCGACGCATCGTTTTCATTGGTGGCGGATACATCTCTTTCGAATTCGCTCATGTTGCGGCACGGGCAGGGGCCGAAGTCACGATTCTGCACCGTGGGCAGCACCCCTTGGAGGTATTTGATCCCGATCTGGTCGGGCAATTGGTGGAGAGGACGAAACGACTCGGCGTAGGAGTGGAAGTCGGAAAGGCAGTCGTGTCGGTCGAGAAATCCGATGACAAGCTTTCGGTCCATGTTTCAACGGTCGGCGAACGAGAGGTGTTTGAGGCGGATTTGGTGGTTCACGGCGCCGGTCGTGTTCCGGAGATTGACGATTTGAATCTCGCCGCCGCTGGCGTTCAGACGGAAGAGCGCGGCGTCAGTGTGAATGAGTATCTACAAAGCATCTCGAATCCAGCTGTCTACGCCGCTGGTGATGCCGCTGCGAGTGGCTTGCCGCCGCTCACGCCGATTATCCCTTGTCCTCACTCGTTCTGCTTGCCGTCGGACGAAAGTTTCGCCAGAACGGCCAGGCAATCCCATCGCATCCACGTACCCTTCCTACGGGTTCAGCCAGTCGGCGAATTTGTAAAGACTTGTTAA